In Oscillatoria acuminata PCC 6304, a single window of DNA contains:
- a CDS encoding IS5 family transposase, with protein sequence MYRKSQNALEPEGSFELPFQGQLCEENRWIVLSKLIPWSEFEAEYAQNFSEDMGATAKSFRIALGALIIKEKLGISDRETVEQIQENPYLQYFIGRISYQNEAPFDPSMMVHFRKRISPALLQKINRKIVQQSLGFTPEDPNTKKLEEAEKPQGNRGRLLMDATVSPADIKYPTDVDLLNQARKTTESIIDILYKSLKDNLDKKPRTYRQNARKDYLKFAKKRKPSVQERREAVKKQLQYIKRNLGHIDNLIDKGGSLQLLSRRQYKNLLVSTEIYRQQDFMWSNNQKRIDHRIVSLTQPHVRPIVRGKSGSPTEFGAKLSVSCVEGYVLLEKISWESYNESGDLISQVEAYKELTGFYPESVHADKIYRTRVNRAWCKERGIRLSGPPLGRRPAQVSLQDKKQAQEDERIRNEIEGKFGQGKRRFSLNRVMSKLSKTSETSINLTFLVLNLVKLLRQFYCLFLCQFFQNLVILCRSINF encoded by the coding sequence ATGTATCGAAAATCACAAAATGCCCTGGAGCCAGAAGGATCCTTTGAACTACCCTTTCAGGGCCAGCTGTGTGAAGAAAATCGGTGGATAGTTCTGTCAAAGCTAATTCCGTGGTCGGAATTTGAGGCAGAATATGCCCAGAATTTCTCAGAAGACATGGGGGCAACAGCCAAGTCTTTTAGGATAGCACTGGGCGCTTTAATCATCAAAGAAAAATTGGGTATTAGTGACCGAGAAACCGTTGAACAAATCCAGGAAAATCCTTATTTACAGTATTTTATTGGACGAATTAGTTATCAAAATGAAGCGCCCTTTGACCCGTCAATGATGGTTCATTTCCGGAAAAGAATTAGTCCGGCTCTACTTCAAAAAATTAATCGCAAAATTGTCCAACAAAGTCTAGGATTCACTCCGGAGGACCCCAACACAAAAAAGTTAGAAGAAGCCGAAAAACCACAAGGAAATAGAGGTCGGCTATTAATGGATGCAACGGTTTCCCCTGCGGATATCAAATACCCCACGGATGTGGACCTATTAAATCAAGCAAGAAAAACTACCGAAAGCATCATAGATATTTTATATAAATCCCTGAAGGATAACCTAGACAAAAAACCAAGAACTTATAGACAGAACGCTAGAAAAGATTATTTAAAATTTGCCAAAAAGAGGAAGCCCTCTGTTCAAGAAAGGAGAGAAGCCGTTAAAAAACAACTGCAATATATCAAACGAAATTTGGGACATATTGACAATTTAATCGACAAGGGCGGCAGCCTACAACTTTTAAGCAGAAGGCAATACAAAAATTTATTAGTATCAACCGAAATCTATCGTCAACAGGATTTTATGTGGTCAAATAATCAAAAAAGAATCGACCATCGGATTGTCAGTTTAACACAACCTCATGTCCGTCCAATTGTCCGAGGCAAGTCAGGAAGTCCTACGGAATTCGGAGCGAAGTTATCAGTCAGTTGTGTAGAAGGATATGTATTACTCGAAAAAATTAGTTGGGAAAGCTATAATGAAAGTGGAGATTTGATTAGTCAAGTAGAGGCGTACAAAGAATTGACGGGATTTTACCCGGAATCGGTTCACGCTGATAAAATTTATCGCACCCGAGTCAATCGAGCTTGGTGTAAAGAAAGAGGAATTAGGCTCAGTGGTCCTCCATTAGGGAGACGTCCGGCCCAAGTCAGCCTTCAAGATAAAAAACAAGCCCAAGAAGATGAGCGCATTCGCAACGAAATTGAAGGGAAATTTGGACAGGGCAAAAGAAGATTCAGTCTGAATCGAGTCATGTCTAAACTATCTAAGACTTCTGAAACCTCCATTAATCTTACCTTTTTAGTGCTAAACCTGGTAAAACTGCTCAGGCAGTTTTACTGTCTTTTTTTGTGTCAATTTTTCCAAAATCTTGTAATTTTATGCCGAAGCATTAATTTTTAG
- a CDS encoding UPF0175 family protein, translated as MAALKMFELGKISAGKAAELAGMSRLDFFETCSR; from the coding sequence ATGGCTGCTTTAAAGATGTTTGAGTTGGGAAAAATATCAGCCGGAAAAGCGGCTGAGTTAGCTGGGATGTCAAGATTGGATTTTTTTGAGACTTGTAGCCGATAG
- a CDS encoding Uma2 family endonuclease, translating into MNPMQQLIPALENGDRLSRSEFERRYHLMPEDKKSELIEGQVYMASPVRSKRHGRPHSQIIGWLMVYEFATPKVMVFDNTTVRLDLDNEPQPDAVLRLDETCGGQSRISEDYYIEGPPELIVEVAASSASYDLHDKLHAYRRNGVREYLVWIVQESEFRWYVLDGGEYRLQQPDGLGIVSSPFFPGLRLDVQALLSGNMQQVLTVLQEGLNAPKHQDFVTRLAR; encoded by the coding sequence ATGAATCCGATGCAGCAATTAATTCCAGCTTTGGAAAATGGCGATCGCCTCAGTCGATCGGAGTTTGAGCGACGCTATCACCTCATGCCTGAAGACAAGAAATCTGAATTAATCGAAGGACAAGTTTATATGGCATCTCCCGTAAGATCTAAAAGACATGGTAGACCTCATAGCCAGATTATCGGGTGGTTGATGGTCTATGAATTTGCTACTCCTAAGGTGATGGTTTTTGACAATACCACAGTCCGTTTAGATTTAGACAACGAACCACAACCGGATGCAGTCTTGCGCTTAGATGAAACTTGTGGGGGACAGTCCCGAATTAGTGAGGATTATTACATTGAAGGTCCACCGGAATTAATCGTTGAGGTCGCTGCCAGTAGCGCTTCCTATGACCTCCATGATAAATTGCACGCTTATCGTCGCAACGGGGTGCGAGAATATCTGGTTTGGATTGTGCAAGAAAGCGAGTTTCGCTGGTATGTTCTCGATGGCGGAGAATATCGACTCCAGCAACCTGATGGGTTAGGAATAGTCAGCAGTCCGTTTTTTCCGGGATTACGCTTGGATGTCCAGGCGCTGTTGTCTGGGAATATGCAGCAAGTGTTAACTGTGCTTCAGGAGGGATTGAACGCTCCAAAACATCAGGATTTTGTGACCAGGTTGGCTCGTTAA
- a CDS encoding DUF29 domain-containing protein encodes MSNLTNPTLQEIYESDEYLWLEETIKLLKQHQLEDLDLKNLIEELQDLGKRDFNQVKSLLRQIMVHLLLLKYWPEEYERNSRHWKSEVTAFRADLSDRLTTTLKNKLNQQLAEIYQTALRIVLQKTGLSKETIPEQCPYSFPQLLDENWYPDD; translated from the coding sequence ATGTCAAATTTAACCAACCCCACTCTCCAAGAAATTTATGAGAGTGATGAGTATCTTTGGCTAGAAGAAACGATTAAACTTTTGAAGCAACATCAGTTAGAAGACTTAGACCTAAAAAATTTAATTGAGGAATTGCAAGATTTGGGAAAACGCGACTTCAATCAGGTGAAAAGTCTGTTAAGGCAAATCATGGTTCATCTGTTGTTGCTGAAATATTGGCCTGAAGAATACGAGAGAAATTCTCGTCACTGGAAAAGTGAAGTCACTGCTTTTAGGGCAGATTTATCGGACCGCTTAACCACAACTTTAAAAAATAAACTCAATCAACAACTGGCAGAAATTTATCAGACTGCTTTGAGAATTGTGCTGCAAAAAACCGGCTTATCTAAGGAGACCATTCCTGAACAATGCCCTTATTCCTTCCCTCAGTTATTAGATGAAAACTGGTATCCTGATGATTAA
- a CDS encoding SH3 domain-containing protein: MFRQLLTLCLVSSISAISTAAMATPLMPIPDTNGDYYSVREARRWTVVDRDPNGLNCRSGPGTNYSVVVVQPQGQTLYLASEHFGGGPPYINLDERDLPWLKVDGGYESYCFVRANSWFIQPIQERY; this comes from the coding sequence ATGTTTAGACAACTCTTAACTCTCTGTTTAGTTTCTTCAATCTCGGCAATTTCCACCGCTGCAATGGCGACTCCCCTAATGCCGATACCCGATACCAACGGCGATTACTATTCGGTGCGTGAAGCTCGCAGATGGACCGTAGTCGATCGAGATCCCAATGGACTGAATTGCCGCAGTGGGCCGGGCACCAATTATTCGGTAGTAGTCGTACAACCACAAGGTCAAACTCTTTATCTGGCCAGCGAACATTTTGGGGGTGGACCACCTTATATTAATTTAGATGAACGAGATTTGCCTTGGCTAAAAGTTGATGGCGGATACGAGTCTTATTGCTTTGTTCGAGCCAATTCTTGGTTTATTCAACCTATCCAAGAACGGTATTAA
- a CDS encoding IS630 family transposase has product MPAAKCLTPEQLKKLQKAMKEEPNGEIRERILMLLLLNDGKTQAQIAKFIGVSINTVCHWCIHGDPDNLESLRDKRMEGNNKKATEEYVNLLLETLSKEPTELGYEFGRWTAHRLATYLHEITGIQLSGSQIRRILAKKKYVYIWGKYSLESKRDEEERKEFKKKLSEYLRIEKETPELLQVWFWDESGFSLRVIRRKNWCKKGKRKQLRGDRRNGRVNVMGGIRYSDKKRFVEFLKTSNSESFYNVLKVFYQELIQEWCDSGKSAHDFSVKGPKIIIILDNASFHKKAEFIQKIGENMPNIQLEFLPKYSPDYNLIELVWHSAKEYVAHRLFTSIEDLEALLHKLLNEGELIIRWSRKLKNKGNAVIPV; this is encoded by the coding sequence ATGCCAGCTGCCAAGTGCTTAACGCCTGAACAACTCAAAAAACTTCAAAAAGCCATGAAAGAGGAACCCAATGGAGAGATCCGAGAAAGGATCTTAATGCTTCTCTTACTGAACGATGGGAAGACTCAAGCTCAAATCGCTAAATTTATCGGGGTCTCTATCAATACAGTATGCCATTGGTGTATTCATGGAGACCCCGATAACCTGGAAAGTTTAAGAGACAAGAGGATGGAAGGCAATAACAAAAAGGCCACTGAAGAGTATGTTAACCTTTTATTAGAAACACTATCCAAAGAACCCACTGAGTTAGGATATGAATTTGGACGATGGACGGCTCATAGATTAGCTACTTATTTGCATGAAATAACCGGAATTCAACTGAGTGGCTCCCAAATCAGAAGGATATTAGCTAAAAAAAAGTATGTCTACATTTGGGGAAAATATAGCTTAGAGTCTAAGAGAGATGAGGAAGAAAGAAAAGAGTTTAAGAAAAAATTGTCTGAGTATTTAAGAATAGAAAAAGAAACCCCAGAACTTTTGCAGGTATGGTTTTGGGACGAAAGCGGATTTAGTTTGAGAGTAATAAGAAGAAAAAATTGGTGTAAAAAAGGAAAGCGAAAGCAGCTAAGGGGTGATAGGAGGAATGGACGGGTCAATGTCATGGGTGGCATCCGGTATTCTGACAAAAAAAGATTTGTGGAGTTTTTAAAAACCAGCAATTCAGAAAGTTTTTATAACGTTTTAAAAGTTTTTTATCAAGAGCTAATCCAAGAATGGTGCGATTCAGGGAAATCTGCCCATGATTTTTCAGTAAAGGGACCCAAAATTATTATTATTCTTGATAATGCCAGTTTTCATAAAAAGGCGGAATTTATTCAAAAAATTGGGGAAAATATGCCCAACATTCAATTAGAGTTTCTTCCGAAATATAGCCCAGACTACAACTTGATAGAGTTGGTTTGGCACTCAGCTAAAGAATATGTTGCTCATCGACTATTTACCTCTATTGAAGATTTAGAGGCTTTATTACATAAGCTTTTAAATGAAGGAGAGCTAATTATTCGCTGGTCCCGTAAATTAAAAAATAAGGGAAACGCCGTTATCCCAGTTTAA
- a CDS encoding tetratricopeptide repeat protein, translating to MSSNLLSRTLTGTVTLVAILGMIPGIVLASSKQPFAQTHQLRLKSEDNINPADITSAELERLLGGENLETLEVPEFFKELADPMYQEGNALMEQGDFEGAILQYNLALTFYSQYAEAYTNRAIAKAKLGDESGAIADLEQAATLFQEQGNTQAYQQIQQVLQQAR from the coding sequence ATGTCTTCTAACTTGCTTTCTCGTACCCTAACCGGAACTGTAACCCTTGTGGCTATCTTGGGAATGATTCCCGGAATCGTTCTTGCTTCTTCTAAGCAGCCATTTGCTCAAACTCATCAATTACGCCTCAAAAGTGAAGACAATATCAATCCTGCCGATATCACTTCTGCCGAGCTAGAACGACTTTTGGGAGGTGAAAATTTAGAGACGCTAGAAGTTCCAGAATTTTTCAAAGAACTTGCAGATCCCATGTACCAGGAAGGAAATGCTTTAATGGAACAGGGAGATTTTGAAGGGGCAATTCTACAGTACAATTTGGCCCTTACATTTTATTCTCAATACGCCGAAGCTTACACTAATCGCGCCATAGCAAAAGCTAAACTTGGCGATGAGTCTGGAGCAATTGCTGACTTAGAACAAGCGGCTACTTTATTCCAGGAACAAGGAAATACTCAAGCCTACCAGCAAATTCAACAGGTACTTCAGCAAGCGCGGTAA
- a CDS encoding DUF4344 domain-containing metallopeptidase — MRWIKIAASLLMLSSSLTANPLLAQGSLSRNLRKETVEVIPTQPTETPPIQLAQNSRDGRVRVVYHEGTDDRSRRLINGLREGGIFDRRVEELSNGLYLSQNLTISFQNCGQANAFYNPVAREIVMCVDLLWDILKLFEENNLTEKMSGGKLEVSNEEGALIVFYFVFFHELGHALIDILNLPVVGREEDAVDQFSSILLLSNTTNTEEMKNKLLVSTLAWFLFSAERRGDQQPAYWGQHALEEQRLYNIMCLWYGHNPEAVGAAELANSYLRGRASQCPREYESLRAAWTRLLEPHVRNRNSSSGSSTNNNAPQNPAQSDSNRVW, encoded by the coding sequence ATGCGCTGGATAAAAATTGCCGCTAGTCTATTAATGCTCAGTAGTTCCTTGACTGCTAATCCCCTTTTAGCCCAAGGTTCTTTATCCCGTAACTTACGGAAAGAAACTGTCGAAGTAATTCCCACCCAACCCACGGAAACTCCTCCGATCCAATTAGCTCAAAACTCAAGAGATGGCAGAGTCAGGGTGGTTTATCATGAAGGCACTGATGACCGTAGTCGTCGGTTGATTAATGGGTTGCGTGAAGGTGGAATCTTTGATAGACGGGTGGAGGAATTAAGCAATGGTTTATATCTCTCGCAAAACTTAACAATTAGCTTCCAAAATTGTGGACAAGCTAATGCTTTTTACAACCCCGTAGCTCGTGAAATTGTTATGTGTGTTGATTTACTTTGGGATATTTTAAAATTGTTTGAAGAAAATAACCTTACAGAAAAGATGAGCGGTGGGAAGTTGGAAGTTTCTAATGAAGAAGGAGCCTTGATAGTATTTTATTTTGTATTTTTCCATGAGTTAGGCCATGCGTTAATTGACATTTTAAATCTTCCCGTGGTGGGAAGAGAAGAAGATGCAGTAGATCAGTTTTCCAGTATTTTATTATTGTCTAATACTACTAACACTGAAGAAATGAAAAACAAATTATTAGTATCTACTCTGGCTTGGTTTTTATTCTCTGCTGAAAGAAGAGGAGATCAACAACCTGCTTACTGGGGTCAACACGCTTTAGAAGAACAAAGACTGTATAATATAATGTGTTTATGGTATGGCCATAATCCAGAAGCAGTGGGCGCTGCTGAACTCGCCAATTCTTATTTACGCGGTAGAGCCAGTCAATGTCCCAGAGAATACGAATCACTACGAGCAGCCTGGACGAGACTCCTTGAGCCTCATGTAAGAAATCGTAATTCCTCTAGCGGTTCCTCGACAAATAACAACGCTCCCCAAAATCCTGCTCAATCTGACTCCAACCGTGTCTGGTAA
- a CDS encoding DUF4344 domain-containing metallopeptidase: MRWLKVTASLLMLMLMSFLTTISPLLSQSSLSHNLSRETAEEIHNQATQTPPIQLAQNSGGGRIRVVYHEGTDERSRRLVNGFRENGAFDKFAESISNTFNLPTDKNLTITFQNCGQANAFYNPTSREIVMCSELWWDSDYLFRAYNFAAELPQELAIITEPNTGYVFLFVLLHEFGHALIDILDIPVVGREEDAVDQFSTMFLLVGNSSSEARKKIILSTITWFVLSAKRKEDEGRQPAYWGQHPLEQQRMYNIACLWYGNNPEELEYTGVTNLLRGQAPQCPQRYQRLVADWNQLLKSHLRNRNSSNNSSPNSNSGQNTNPSEPNRIW; encoded by the coding sequence ATGCGATGGCTAAAAGTTACCGCCAGTCTGTTAATGCTAATGCTCATGAGTTTTTTGACAACTATAAGTCCCCTGTTATCTCAAAGTTCTTTGTCCCATAACTTAAGCAGAGAAACCGCTGAAGAAATCCATAACCAAGCCACTCAAACTCCTCCGATTCAATTAGCCCAAAACTCAGGGGGTGGCAGAATCAGAGTGGTTTATCATGAAGGCACTGATGAGCGTAGTCGCAGACTTGTTAATGGGTTTCGTGAAAATGGAGCCTTTGATAAATTCGCAGAAAGTATAAGCAATACCTTCAATCTTCCAACTGATAAAAATCTCACCATTACTTTTCAGAATTGTGGACAAGCCAATGCTTTTTACAACCCCACATCTCGCGAAATTGTTATGTGTTCTGAATTATGGTGGGACAGTGATTATTTGTTTAGAGCATATAATTTTGCTGCGGAGTTACCTCAAGAGTTAGCAATTATCACGGAACCAAATACAGGCTATGTGTTTTTATTTGTATTGCTCCATGAATTCGGTCATGCGTTAATTGATATTTTAGATATTCCCGTAGTAGGAAGAGAAGAAGATGCAGTCGATCAATTTTCTACCATGTTTCTATTAGTAGGCAATTCTTCTTCAGAAGCTCGTAAAAAAATTATCCTATCTACAATTACATGGTTTGTCTTATCTGCTAAGAGGAAAGAAGACGAAGGAAGACAACCTGCTTACTGGGGTCAACACCCTTTAGAACAACAGAGAATGTATAACATTGCTTGTTTATGGTATGGCAATAATCCAGAAGAATTAGAATACACTGGGGTCACAAATTTGTTAAGAGGCCAAGCTCCTCAATGTCCCCAAAGATACCAAAGATTAGTCGCCGACTGGAACCAACTCCTTAAATCTCATTTGAGAAATCGTAATTCATCTAACAATAGTTCTCCCAACAGCAACTCTGGTCAAAATACTAATCCTTCGGAGCCGAATCGTATCTGGTAA
- a CDS encoding S1 family peptidase, giving the protein MLLVPGVNPAIATSPREIAQTARQITVKIGMSQSSGTGVIVARNGSTTWVLTCGNVVDSFNGNYQIQTVNGQQYQGNTSQIQQIPQVNLALVPFFTNNSYASAVIGNSDQLAQGDPVYVGGFPGANHPGNLQLSEFQFTNGIISSRINPPHVQGYGLTHTSLTNRGMNGSPMFNPEGQLVAIHCGEDLTAQNSDQSTHWKTAIPINIFTNITQSMGLNINVYNATSSPSPSQSPPSTGNSFPPAQSPEPPPSNGRVW; this is encoded by the coding sequence ATGTTATTGGTTCCAGGGGTGAACCCGGCGATCGCCACTTCCCCCCGTGAAATCGCCCAAACCGCCCGACAAATCACGGTAAAAATTGGCATGAGTCAATCTTCGGGCACTGGGGTGATTGTCGCCAGAAATGGATCGACAACTTGGGTGTTAACTTGTGGCAATGTCGTGGATTCTTTCAATGGAAACTATCAGATTCAGACCGTTAATGGGCAGCAATATCAAGGAAATACCTCGCAAATTCAACAAATTCCTCAAGTTAACCTAGCATTAGTTCCTTTTTTTACCAATAATTCCTACGCCAGTGCAGTCATCGGCAATTCTGACCAACTGGCACAAGGAGATCCCGTCTATGTCGGCGGTTTTCCCGGAGCGAATCATCCCGGAAATTTGCAATTAAGCGAATTTCAATTCACGAACGGAATCATTTCTAGCCGGATTAATCCTCCCCACGTTCAAGGATATGGCTTGACTCATACCAGCTTGACAAATCGAGGAATGAATGGGTCGCCCATGTTTAATCCTGAAGGCCAACTGGTGGCCATTCACTGTGGAGAAGACCTCACTGCCCAAAACTCAGATCAGTCAACCCATTGGAAAACTGCAATCCCGATTAATATCTTTACAAACATCACCCAATCAATGGGACTAAATATTAACGTTTACAACGCCACTTCTAGTCCTAGCCCCAGTCAATCACCCCCAAGCACTGGTAACAGTTTTCCGCCTGCACAATCTCCGGAGCCTCCACCGTCAAATGGCAGAGTTTGGTAA
- a CDS encoding S1 family peptidase has translation MARRTFLLGACAGSLLIGLSAQAVHLLNLDSQAQAEQTTESIVKSENLTSDAGAISPNPEIRNPATSPLSAPPTVEPETSTSSAIENLPTSQLEALAELITVKVFSGQNSGSGILIARQGEIYTVVTNQHVLVFGDGSSYPVETPDGQQHPAEVIKTVNFNGNDLALLQFHSPKIYVPAVINRSFSVAEGQTSFAAGFPIETHSTHPRGFVFTEGNISLLSDRSFGGGYEIGYTNDIQKGMSGGPVLNSQGEVIAINGMHAYPLWGNPYVFADGSAASPDLQAQFSELSWAIPIQTFMQFAGQFLPANAFSTVGVQTLPRVPNPKFAPKSAPQSPERIW, from the coding sequence ATGGCTCGACGCACTTTTTTATTAGGTGCTTGTGCTGGCAGTCTATTAATTGGTCTCTCAGCCCAAGCGGTTCATTTGTTAAATTTGGACTCCCAGGCCCAGGCTGAACAGACCACTGAATCGATTGTTAAATCTGAGAATCTGACATCAGACGCTGGGGCGATCAGTCCTAATCCGGAAATCAGAAATCCAGCAACCAGTCCACTATCAGCACCACCCACTGTTGAGCCAGAAACTTCCACCTCATCGGCAATTGAAAACCTTCCCACGAGTCAATTGGAAGCTTTAGCTGAATTAATTACGGTCAAAGTTTTTTCCGGTCAAAATTCTGGATCTGGGATTTTGATTGCTCGGCAGGGAGAGATTTACACCGTAGTCACAAATCAGCACGTCCTGGTGTTTGGGGATGGTTCTTCTTATCCGGTGGAAACCCCAGACGGTCAGCAGCATCCGGCTGAAGTGATTAAAACCGTTAACTTTAACGGCAACGACTTGGCTTTATTGCAGTTTCACAGTCCTAAAATTTATGTGCCTGCTGTGATAAATCGTTCATTTTCTGTCGCTGAGGGTCAAACGAGTTTTGCAGCAGGATTTCCCATTGAAACCCATTCAACCCATCCCAGAGGATTTGTTTTTACCGAGGGGAATATTTCTCTGTTGAGCGATCGCTCATTTGGAGGTGGCTATGAAATTGGCTACACCAACGATATCCAAAAAGGCATGAGTGGGGGGCCGGTACTCAACAGTCAAGGAGAAGTGATTGCGATCAATGGAATGCACGCTTATCCTTTATGGGGCAATCCTTATGTATTTGCCGATGGTTCTGCCGCATCCCCGGATCTACAAGCGCAATTCAGCGAACTGAGTTGGGCAATTCCAATCCAAACTTTTATGCAGTTTGCTGGACAATTTTTACCAGCCAATGCTTTTTCTACCGTAGGAGTACAAACTTTGCCGAGGGTACCGAATCCTAAATTTGCGCCTAAATCCGCGCCTCAATCACCGGAACGCATCTGGTAA
- a CDS encoding COP23 domain-containing protein — translation MKSWKCIGGMVTAGAIALGAAFTFTEPGQAQANCFICQADNNNVPTTYAQTGRGNVAVIKWASTHFSGSGYTPMTRCQEVSERFNQYNAQGQLEYLSSGRQNSQPVVCAGSSCTGNNLLFTLRPNQNAAQVLQELFASRSGAGGPSHQAVGGSEVFTVDMNEYLRTAPVENTSSSPSGDGGSSSGGSVW, via the coding sequence ATGAAAAGCTGGAAATGTATTGGAGGAATGGTCACAGCAGGAGCGATCGCCCTCGGTGCTGCTTTCACCTTCACTGAGCCTGGACAAGCTCAAGCTAACTGTTTTATCTGTCAAGCAGATAATAATAATGTTCCTACCACTTATGCTCAAACCGGACGAGGAAATGTTGCGGTCATTAAATGGGCCTCGACTCATTTCAGTGGTTCTGGCTATACTCCCATGACTCGTTGTCAGGAAGTGTCAGAGCGTTTTAATCAATATAACGCTCAAGGTCAATTGGAATACCTCAGCAGTGGTCGGCAAAATAGTCAACCTGTGGTTTGTGCCGGATCCAGTTGCACGGGTAACAACTTATTGTTCACCTTACGTCCCAATCAAAATGCCGCTCAAGTTCTCCAAGAACTGTTTGCTTCTCGGAGTGGTGCAGGCGGCCCGTCTCATCAAGCCGTTGGTGGTAGTGAAGTGTTCACCGTGGATATGAATGAATATCTGCGGACCGCACCTGTGGAAAACACGAGTTCTTCCCCCAGTGGTGACGGTGGTTCTTCCAGTGGTGGTTCCGTTTGGTAG
- a CDS encoding COP23 domain-containing protein: MKLKIMGSILLTGVAASAATVAFPSYAQSNFKQEQQTKIFECQIIQGNYTTTMNHNNQSYPMIVWQNNQLVYDNDGVYDNDEVNIISAAQRCESVSNRINNVYTNYQFSNSQFGSILNYGRVSLQVPIEGELKLISPTVICAGESPCDQENMLFTLSGSNAQNPAQTMNQFVSLLNNPGEYEAIIE; the protein is encoded by the coding sequence ATGAAGTTAAAAATAATGGGTTCGATTTTATTAACTGGTGTAGCAGCTTCTGCTGCAACCGTAGCATTTCCGAGTTATGCACAAAGTAATTTTAAGCAAGAACAACAAACCAAAATCTTTGAATGTCAAATCATCCAAGGAAACTATACAACAACGATGAACCATAACAATCAAAGTTATCCTATGATTGTTTGGCAAAATAATCAATTAGTCTATGATAATGATGGGGTCTATGATAATGATGAGGTTAATATAATTTCGGCTGCACAACGTTGTGAATCTGTGTCTAACAGAATAAATAATGTTTACACAAATTATCAGTTTTCTAATTCTCAATTTGGCTCAATCTTAAATTACGGAAGAGTCTCTCTGCAAGTTCCTATTGAAGGAGAACTCAAATTAATTTCACCAACAGTGATTTGTGCAGGAGAATCTCCATGTGATCAGGAAAATATGCTATTTACTCTTAGCGGAAGTAATGCACAAAATCCGGCACAAACAATGAATCAATTTGTGAGTTTATTAAATAATCCAGGTGAATACGAAGCAATTATAGAATAA